The proteins below come from a single Sorghum bicolor cultivar BTx623 chromosome 4, Sorghum_bicolor_NCBIv3, whole genome shotgun sequence genomic window:
- the LOC8074801 gene encoding uncharacterized protein LOC8074801 isoform X2: protein MGCGASKWSDPGVVRQRGLSSVGEVVVFLPGLRVPRTIHFSQQLGADDLDKSAVERLTALRARVVAMATQESSAALKPRRKAAARHGGSSTANLLQALEEYLPALLELVEEGSEMRNKVEFVWANQEDVAEANTLLLPRPYGDGHGPRVSEESRQATVDLFLKAAGYLDCAVHHVLIHIPPERRRELPVDLAEGNLKALSLQGLGQGVDMQLGLAIENPKATLAVKRRLACEMIKCWKQVKDSIPELPLSDGWGRKHALFVKWKYVEAKAAAYYFHGLILDEGETEKSQETAIAALQSSEEFINESKRASEAFHTAPPTSRSPSAFGTTKYLFDMIPKDAKSKFQSYQDLNTQKGELNIGVSKIIVTPPPLPDFPLALNPEDYELPYSDPLQKGANHG, encoded by the exons ATGGGCTGTGGAGCGTCAAAATGGAGTGATCCCGGTGTCGTACGCCAGAGAGGACTGTCAAGTGTCGGCGAGGTGGTTGTCTTCCTCCCAGGTCTTCGGGTACCAAGAACCATACACTTCTCTCAGCAATTAGGTGCTGATGACCTGGACAAGAGCGCAGTGGAGAGGCTGACAGCTCTGAGGGCTAGGGTTGTGGCAATGGCGACGCAGGAATCGTCGGCGGCTCTGAAGCCAAGGCGAAAGGCTGCAGCGCGGCATG GAGGGTCTAGCACTGCTAATCTCCTCCAGGCTCTGGAAGAGTACTTGCCAGCTCTGCTAGAACTGGTGGAAGAAG GCAGTGAGATGAGAAACAAGGTGGAGTTTGTATGGGCTAACCAGGAAGATGTGGCTGAG GCTAACACCCTGCTTCTTCCTAGGCCCTATGGTGATGGTCACGGTCCGAGAGTGTCAGAAG AGAGCAGGCAAGCCACTGTTGATCTCTTCTTGAAGGCAGCTGGGTATTTGGATTGTGCAGTTCATCATGTACTCATACATATACCACCTGAAAGAAG AAGAGAACTTCCAGTAGATCTGGCAGAGGGAAATCTTAAAGCTCTTAGCTTGCAAGGTCTTGGTCAG GGAGTTGATATGCAGCTTGGATTAGCAATTGAGaacccaaaggcaacattagcaGTAAAACGACGTTTAGCTTGCGAGATGATCAAATGCTGGAAACAG GTTAAGGATAGCATCCCAGAGCTTCCTCTGTCAGATGGATGGGGGAGAAAACATGCTCTATTTGTAAAATGGAAATATGTTGAAGCTAAG GCTGCAGCATACTATTTCCACGGATTGATTCTTGATGAGGGGGAGACTGAAAAATCACAAGAGACTGCCATAGCTGCTCTGCAATCATCAGAAGAATTTATCAATGAGAGCAAAAGAGCTTCTGAGGCCTTCCACACAGCTCCACCAACATCAAG AAGTCCATCTGCTTTTGGAACCACCAAATATCTCTTTGACATGATACCAAAAGATGCAAAGAGCAAGTTCCAGAGCTACCAAGACCTGAACACACAAAAAGG AGAGTTGAACATAGGAGTCAGCAAGATCATTGTGACGCCGCCTCCATTGCCAGATTTCCCATTGGCTCTAAACCCCGAAGATTATGAGCTTCCTTATTCGGATCCATTGCAGAAGGGAGCCAACCATGGATAA
- the LOC8074801 gene encoding uncharacterized protein LOC8074801 isoform X1 has translation MGCGASKWSDPGVVRQRGLSSVGEVVVFLPGLRVPRTIHFSQQLGADDLDKSAVERLTALRARVVAMATQESSAALKPRRKAAARHGGSSTANLLQALEEYLPALLELVEEGSEMRNKVEFVWANQEDVAEETSMADPWYEVLSVLHLMAMVCFLQANTLLLPRPYGDGHGPRVSEESRQATVDLFLKAAGYLDCAVHHVLIHIPPERRRELPVDLAEGNLKALSLQGLGQGVDMQLGLAIENPKATLAVKRRLACEMIKCWKQVKDSIPELPLSDGWGRKHALFVKWKYVEAKAAAYYFHGLILDEGETEKSQETAIAALQSSEEFINESKRASEAFHTAPPTSRSPSAFGTTKYLFDMIPKDAKSKFQSYQDLNTQKGELNIGVSKIIVTPPPLPDFPLALNPEDYELPYSDPLQKGANHG, from the exons ATGGGCTGTGGAGCGTCAAAATGGAGTGATCCCGGTGTCGTACGCCAGAGAGGACTGTCAAGTGTCGGCGAGGTGGTTGTCTTCCTCCCAGGTCTTCGGGTACCAAGAACCATACACTTCTCTCAGCAATTAGGTGCTGATGACCTGGACAAGAGCGCAGTGGAGAGGCTGACAGCTCTGAGGGCTAGGGTTGTGGCAATGGCGACGCAGGAATCGTCGGCGGCTCTGAAGCCAAGGCGAAAGGCTGCAGCGCGGCATG GAGGGTCTAGCACTGCTAATCTCCTCCAGGCTCTGGAAGAGTACTTGCCAGCTCTGCTAGAACTGGTGGAAGAAG GCAGTGAGATGAGAAACAAGGTGGAGTTTGTATGGGCTAACCAGGAAGATGTGGCTGAG GAGACATCCATGGCAGATCCTTGGTATGAGGTGCTGTCCGTGCTGCATTTGATGGCCATGGTGTGCTTCTTGCAGGCTAACACCCTGCTTCTTCCTAGGCCCTATGGTGATGGTCACGGTCCGAGAGTGTCAGAAG AGAGCAGGCAAGCCACTGTTGATCTCTTCTTGAAGGCAGCTGGGTATTTGGATTGTGCAGTTCATCATGTACTCATACATATACCACCTGAAAGAAG AAGAGAACTTCCAGTAGATCTGGCAGAGGGAAATCTTAAAGCTCTTAGCTTGCAAGGTCTTGGTCAG GGAGTTGATATGCAGCTTGGATTAGCAATTGAGaacccaaaggcaacattagcaGTAAAACGACGTTTAGCTTGCGAGATGATCAAATGCTGGAAACAG GTTAAGGATAGCATCCCAGAGCTTCCTCTGTCAGATGGATGGGGGAGAAAACATGCTCTATTTGTAAAATGGAAATATGTTGAAGCTAAG GCTGCAGCATACTATTTCCACGGATTGATTCTTGATGAGGGGGAGACTGAAAAATCACAAGAGACTGCCATAGCTGCTCTGCAATCATCAGAAGAATTTATCAATGAGAGCAAAAGAGCTTCTGAGGCCTTCCACACAGCTCCACCAACATCAAG AAGTCCATCTGCTTTTGGAACCACCAAATATCTCTTTGACATGATACCAAAAGATGCAAAGAGCAAGTTCCAGAGCTACCAAGACCTGAACACACAAAAAGG AGAGTTGAACATAGGAGTCAGCAAGATCATTGTGACGCCGCCTCCATTGCCAGATTTCCCATTGGCTCTAAACCCCGAAGATTATGAGCTTCCTTATTCGGATCCATTGCAGAAGGGAGCCAACCATGGATAA
- the LOC8074802 gene encoding alcohol dehydrogenase-like 6 yields MAAAAASSSPPAAITCRAAVAWGPGQPLVMEEVEVAPPGPMEIRVKVVSTSVCRSDVTAWQSKAQPDLFPRVFGHEASGVVESVGEGVTEFQVGDHVLTVFIGECKSCKHCVSGKSNMCQKLGLERKGVMHSDQKTRFSVKGKPAYHYCAVSSFSEYTVVHSGCAVKVGLTVPMDRVCLLSCGVSAGLGAVWNVANVSKGSSVAIFGLGTVGLSVAQGAKLRGASKIIGVDTNAEKQEKGKLFGVTDFINPDELSEPVQQVIKRITDGGVDYSFECVGDTGVVSTALQSCSDGWGVTVTLGVPKTKPEVSAHYAFLLSGRTLKGSLFGGWRPKSDLPSLVDKYADKEIQVDGLVTHDIPFSEINKALELMLENKCLRCVIHMPQ; encoded by the exons ATGGCTGCCGCCGCTGCATCTTCGTCGCCTCCGGCTGCCATCACCTGCCGAG CTGCGGTGGCCTGGGGGCCGGGCCAGCCGCTGGTcatggaggaggtggaggtcgcCCCGCCGGGGCCCATGGAGATCCGCGTCAAGGTCGTCTCCACCTCCGTCTGCCGCAGCGACGTCACTGCCTGGCAATCCAAG GCGCAACCTGATCTGTTCCCTAGAGTCTTCGGCCACGAAGCATCCGG AGTAGTAGAGAGTGTCGGTGAAGGTGTGACCGAGTTCCAAGTCGGAGACCACGTTCTCACTGTCTTCATTGGGGAATGCAAGAGCTGTAAGCATTGCGTCTCGGGGAAAAGCAACATGTGCcagaagctcggtttggagaggaagggtgtcatGCACAGTGATCAGAAGACCCGCTTCTCTGTCAAGGGGAAACCTGCGTACCATTACTGTGCCGTGTCAAGCTTCAGCGAGTACACGGTTGTCCATTCTGGATGTGCGGTGAAGGTTGGCCTGACCGTGCCAATGGACAGGGTGTGCCTGCTGAGCTGCGGTGTGTCTGCAG GACTCGGTGCAGTCTGGAACGTAGCTAATGTATCAAAGGGCTCAAGTGTAGCTATATTTGGTCTTGGGACCGTAGGACTTTCT GTCGCTCAAGGTGCTAAGCTTCGGGGGGCGTCCAAGATTATAGGAGTTGACACTAATGCTGAGAAGCAAGAAAAGG GGAAATTATTTGGTGTCACGGATTTTATTAACCCAGATGAATTGAGTGAACCTGTTCAACAG GTAATCAAAAGGATTACTGATGGAGGGGTGGATTACTCTTTTGAATGTGTTGGTGATACTGGAGTAGTATCCACTGCACTTCAATCATGTTCTGAT GGCTGGGGAGTAACTGTAACTCTTGGTGTACCAAAAACAAAACCAGAAGTGTCTGCTCATTATGCATTTCTTCTATCCGGAAGAACACTGAAGGGATCTTTGTTTGGAGGATGGAGACCTAAATCTGATCTACCTTCATTGGTGGATAAATATGCAGACAAG GAAATCCAAGTTGATGGCCTAGTCACGCATGATATACCATTCAGTGAAATCAACAAAGCACTTGAGCTCATGCTAGAAAACAAGTGCTTGAGATGTGTGATTCACATGCCACAGTAA